The genome window tatgccccccccccttccaaaagAAATGGctcggagaaaaaaaaataatatattgcaACCTTATGGGTTTTTACTAAAGACAACGCtagagcgttgcctctgatgtATGGTAGTTCAAACCTGTGGGCATCAAGACTGGAGTGAGTTCGTTTAGGCATTTCTATAATTTATAGAGGTTGCAAACAATGGAATGCACTTGATcgggattttcaaaatttaggggatGCTTgcttatttgaaaatataacaaaaatactaTGTCAAAGACAATATATGTGGTAGCGTCATTGCGTTTGTTTTTGTCTTGGATGGTAAACAAGCTGGTGCATGGTAATTTGTTCTGCTTTTCGTTAGCCGGTATCACctattctttatttgtttttaattctctttttatACAACCAAAAAAGGTGCAACATGACTATATTACTTTGAAAACGACGACAACAGGGTGGATAGTttaggatggggggggggggctggaggtaCCACTTCCCATGTTGGTTCTCTTTCAAGATCTTGGCAAAATTCCGATTTAAACATAGTGATAGCTTCTTACCTTTACGCTATAAAGTGACGTTGGGGAAGATTATCCACGGCTTGGACTTAAACTGTTTTTACACAAGTCAGGACTTAGATCATGCTTTTAACTGAGTCGGGACATATTTCGCATTAATACCAATCAATCTACAGCTTTaactttgcttcttttttaattaagactAAGAACGTTGGTATGAACTATTGGTTTCGCAATTTATCGCCAAAATTCCAAAACTAAAATTCAGATCGATTTTTTCCCCGAGTTTGAACTAAACTTGTTTTTACGCCAAGTTTTAACTTTGCTCGTTTTTTGCACGGAATCAGGTCTTAGCTGTCTTCTGCACCGAACGAGGACTTCAATTTGTATTGAATCGAAGCTTCCACCGTTGCTGCTTGGCTTACCTCCTCTTTGTGCCAAGTCTAGACTTAGCTATTGTTTGCACTGAGTCGGGCTTTAGATTGTTTTTCAACCAAGCAAGTTTGTagcaatgttaaaaaaaaattcccgctTCCGAGGCAAATTAATTTTGGCATGTGCACGTTACTGGTCATTGAAATACTTGAAAGTTAACGACATACAGccgatcaaaaaatgaaataaattaccAATGACTGCATTTTAACTCATTCACATCCGGCAAGTATTTTGCATATCCAAAGGTATCTGGCTTCTTCAAAGTTGACTTAAAAGTTCCCTTAAAACCCTATGTCAGTAATGTTAGCTTATTCAAGATAAAAGGTCACAGAACTGGTAATCTTCGATGATACAAAATTCTACCACTCCAAAGATATTAACATCTattataaaaatcattaaaCATGCATTCAGAAAAAACCTCTTGCCTAAGTTTTACCATCCTTTATCCAAGACTCGCTAAAAGTTGCCCGAAATGCAGACGCATTTACCAATGCgtcaaaaaaaattccagcaaTATCTCAAAGTAAAggtctttctttctttaaagcACAAGTTAAAATTTACCGCTAAGAGCAGGGGTTGTGGGGAGCGGAATCTCCTTTATGTTTCCGGTAGTTCAGTTTTTAAGTTcctatttactttcatttttttaagcatcATTACAGtacctctttttttaaaggCCACGCTGTCAATTTCCAgtacaaatttgaattttcgtAAGTACACTTCTACAGACGATGTGTATAAGTTATAGCgataaactataaaaattaaGCCTACCAGACTGGATGGGGCATCCCTAAGCGCATGAAAAAATTTAGCAACAGTGCCATGAGCCCTTAAATGCATTCGAAATCCAGGAGCCAGGCACTTCTGAGCTAAACTAATTGCAGCAAGACATCTGGTCGCCACAGGGTTGCCAGATTGAAGAGCGTCCAAAATATAGTCCACATCATCTTGATACTCTTGGAACTCTCCCTGCTCTTGCATTTGATGAGcatgtttcacatttttcacaactGTGTACAACTATAATAGaatcattataaaattataatcaaatatcaaaaagaaaagGTGCTTGATgaatttaaatgacaaaaattagAAGAGCTAAAAATTTAATGACACAAATAGAGTAATAGCGTAAATATGATTTTGGTGCTTTTATAATGGGGAGAAGTTGCATCTCTGCATAGCTCATATCTtcccttatatttttttccataattaTTTTCGTTATTGCTCAAcctttaaaacaatattttggaagatatctaaatatttctttttgctcTACATATAGATTCAACGTGGAGGTTAGTgaatcacattaaaaaaaaatatagacacACTTATTAATACTACTAAAACGTCTTTAAAACATTTCAGGCTGAACGAGTTGAGTTAtctaataaaatttacaaactaAAATTATGTGATTAGTCAGACTGACAAATGAAACAGTGAAATCAATGGGGTTCGAAGTAAGGATAAAAATGCTAGGCTATAGGAGAAGAAAATGCCGATAGAGAAAGATTAAATCATTTCAGTTCCAAGTAactcttcataatttttatcctGGTACTGACAAATACCAACTTTGGCACAAGTTGAGCGGACACTTATAGAGCTTAATTCGAAGTTATTCATTGTTGCGATCGCAAAAGAAAACTAAGGTACTaacaatcaaaaacaaacattgtacggagcttcaaaaatataaaacaaaattatctatgcgtatataaatataacataTTCATTATTAGCACACCCAActtaattgaagcttttttCTGATACTTCATCTTCAAGAACTTTCAAGTTTAGAAGCACTCGATTTTTACTTGAATGTATGTCAAAGATATTATGAGTttgattcaaaaaagttttaatatgaGGCAaattattagaataaatatagAGAACAAGTAATGTCCTTGATGGTCATGAAAATGAGTATTCTCCTTGGCATAATGAATTATCAGCAATAATAGTTCTATTtaatcaagaaaaagaaaatgcattTTATATGTTCATTGAAACGTTTAACGTTAAGCAAATATCTGAGTCAAACATCTTTTTAATCCAGTTGATTTGATGGAGCAATCTTTAATACACCTTCAAAGAAGACAAGAATATGAGAATCTAGCGACAGAATTCATTTAATCtgataaatatacataacaatTATCTCTTCCCTTACTCATAGGAGTGTGGGGAGATAATGCGGGCGTTACAAAACGCGCAAACACTAGTAGtatcttttctctttcttttttgcttttatctACGTTAATGTATTTCTTATTCTCTAATTAACTCAATTATGAAACAATTAGTAAATACTATCATTAAATGATTGAGTTTGACAGCAGTGGCACATCCTTTACTGATGAATTAAACCTTTTTTGATGGTCATCATACCGTTGCTTCTGCAAAAGGCATTAACAgacttttccatatttttctcTTCCACATtcttattgatttttaattacTCAAGTTACCTGACATATAAAAAGAGTGGTGCTTAAGCATATTCTTCCATAGCATAACGAAAGTGTTTTAAACAAGGCATACCTCTTTGGCTCTTTTTGGACATTTCACGCTTGTGATTAGCTCCTCTTCATCGACGAACGCTTTTGTTTTTGGCCACGTCGAAACTCGCGTCAACTTTGGCTCCTCAAAATTATCATCAAATTTGAAGGGCTGGTTATTAGAATCCAAGCTTTTGGACTGCTGTATTTCCTCCATCACAGGGTCATCTACCCAAACATGCTTATACATTGAAAAGGCTTTCTTACTCGTATACTCCCCGGGTCTTTGGCTCCTGTTTTTAAAGAAAGCCTTTTTAGGTTGTAGAACCCTTTCCTGAGAGGAATCAAATGATTCAATAGATGATACAGAAGCAGGTGGGCATTCTTCTTGAAAACTAACGGGAGAATTTTGAGACATTTCACTTGTGATATCAATTTTGCCATAGTTTACTTCCATTTTTCTACATTCAAGATTTTCAAATAACTCTGCATTGTCAAAGGacaccttttctttttctatacaTTGATTAGTTGAACTGTCAGTTTCCTCAACCGGTtgcatatctccctcttctttTATAGCACTCTTTTCAAAATCTACGGTTTCTTGCGAGTCTTTCAGATTGTACTGAGGGCCTGCCAAGCTTTGGCTTGAATCAGATTCTTGTGATAGAATTAAAGTAGCCTGACTGTCTTTTACAACTTCACTAGCTGATACTACCGTGTCACAAGACTCGGGCAAGACTTGCTGACTTTCTATCTGTTCCACTTCAGGTTCAATTACTTCTTTGAGAAGATCGTTCTCAACCTTCTTTTCCAAGCCAATATTAGAAACTGCTGAAGTTTCATTTCCGTCAGCTGAACCAAAAAGACTAGCAAGTTTTTCTTCGACTGCATCAATTATAGAGCAGTCTATATTATTCACTTccttattttgaagtttttcatcAACGACCAATGACAACTCTTTCATTTCTGGAACATCTTTTTGGCATGATTCTAAGTCTAGTTGACCATCAGAAGCGATCTTTAGATCTGATTCTTCTTGAATGGAGAGTTGCCTTACATTTTCGCTTGGCTTAACAGTTCTTTTCGTtctgttatttctctttgaCAGAGGTAAGTCTTCATCTAATGACGGAGCTTCGGTTTTAAGGTTCATTTCATCAACATTAACAGATTCAGCAGCTTTTCTACCTCGTTTAGTATGCTTTGATATAATAAGAGGTTCTACCACCTTATTTTCCAAGTCTGATTCAACTTTCAGAACaactttttcctctttttctggACTCACATTTTCCAAAATGGGCAACTTattgtgtttagttttttccgCTTTCCTCCCTCTAGTACTTCGTTTTCCTTCAAATGAGGCTGATCCTAAAACAGGTAAGTCACCAAGCTCTAGATCTGTGTCAAGCTCTAAATAGCTGACATGAGAACTTCGAGAACTATTACGAAGAGCTCTCTCAGATTCATTTGCCTCTTGTTCTACACCActattatttcttaattttgcaCGTTTAGGTATGGTAGGTGCTACATCTGAAACTTCAATTTCAGGATCCAATTCTTGATAACTAACATGACGACTTCGTGCTGATCGTTTAGGGCGATTCTCCTCTTTAATGGATGAAGCTTCAAATATCTCACGAGGTACTTTTAAAATTAGATTACCTTTCTTTTCAgccttttctgtttcttcttggAGTATTTTCATATCGGAATCATCTTTCTTTTCATTGAGATCAGGGGGTGGATCGAGACCTTTAAATCGAATTTTCAATTTAGGGATAAAATCTGCTGGAGACTCGTGAAACGAATAATTTTTCGAAGGAGTTAATTCAGGAGACGTGAGCTGAGTCTCAAGCGAAGAATCACTTTTGTTTCTTACAATCCTAAGCTTAATCGCTGGTTTAGGCTTTAAATCTGACTCAGGTTCTGGCGGTTGTTCTGTCGCAGGCGATAAAATCGAAGGCATACTATCTACTTTGGGCTCACTAAAACTATCAAAATCCATTTGAGGAGGAGGAGGATCTTCAAGCTCAAGAACCTTCTTTGCCCTTAAAGTTCGACACGATGGAGTAACAAtgatcttttttccttttctagtCTTTTTATTCCCTTTAGTCTTTTTCCCTTTTGGTGAGTAGCTGTCATCTTCACTGCTATTACTTTCTGAAGATGACTGTCCAATAAGGATATCACCAGTATACATTGGTCTTCGACAATCCAGACCAGAACCATTCCACCCAGCAGATAAAGATTGTGACTTTTGGGGTGGAGAGACAGCAGTTAGAGGAACCCTGAAAAGATTCTACATTATTCAGGATATTAcataaattatagaaaatacaataaaaagacATGAAAGCGAATAAATCATACAACGATTCCCCGTGTTTGAATTACCTCCCACACCCCTTCTGCCAggaatttctttatttctttgttttttacgttattgttgtttgtttgtttttcagtgCCGTTTTCGCTATTATTACAACCAGATGTATTATTCCTTTTATATGTCGTACTACGTGTATACCCATTTTACGACTGCTCTCCGTTGAAGGTTGATGTTTTTTGcatctttaaataaattaaacaaaaatttaagtaGAACTCCGTATGCTGCAGCATAAATATGCTTATCCCCAAAACCGAACTGTAATCCATATCCAACTTAGCAGTTACTGTACTTGGCTTTAAACTCTGATTtagctaaaagaaaataaaaacacttttcattGTTCATTCCATACATAGACAACTCGAAAtgtgtgttaaatattcttaaaaatttccATCGTTTAAAATGATCTTAcagaaatttaaagaaagaaatttttacTAAAGATATAGATGGAAATAAGACAAATGTTATAACCATTAAAGAAGTTTTCACACTATAATTAGCACAGAGGGTATATAAGATATGAAAAAAGGTCAAATGCAGAAAGGCCATTGTGCATGTTTGAAAGTTAATAGaccaatgttgttgtttttttcaccgGACCAAACCTAAgttccctgggaaaaaaataagttaaaagttTATCACAGAGCAAACGTCGAAACGCTTGAGGTATTTTTCtgctttcattaattttttttttgcctaaagaTTTGAACTGATTTTCGACACACTACCAATTTCAATGCATAATTTGATAGAAACATGTAAAACGCAATGTAACTTGTTTAGCTACCAAAGTGCTAGAACACTGCTGTCACACTTTAGAGCTAAGGATCGAAGGCAACAGAAAGAAGTTTTTCGTTGTACTGTACATTAATAAGCTAATGACCCGGAATGAGAATAacgttttatttatattaggtGCGGGTCACCTTATTTGTATTTGACCAAATGCATATCATAAATGGAGAcatactttttaatattaacgGTCTTAATGCCATGCAGCTAAGAGAAGCAGAACCTTGCTAGATTTAGTTTTCCTCAAAAACTGATACCTAAGATTTCATATTCTAAGGCTATTCAACTAATAGATATATTGTTAGTGAAATCTTCTCGGTCAATCTACTCTGATTTATCATTTCCTAAcaattttttacataaaatttcACCCATGGTGCCATTTTTCGTCAATAACAGTCAAATAAGACAGCAATTGGCTACTTAGCTTTTTGACCTTCAAAACAGTTTAGTCCAGGTAAATGCTTCAAGGAGGCAAATAGTTTTTACTATAGGCGTGAATAGTTTTTAATGTAGTTATAATACAGTATACAATCTGAAAATAGGAAGACTGTGCAAATTTGTGTTATCATTCAAATAATGCGATTACAATTTCTCCAAATAACCAATTTTGTCAGGCAAAAATGTTGACTAATTTTTTCCAGCGCTCAAATATGTCCAATTGCAAACATGcctaaaaacagaaataaaacaaaaaagcaggGTAATCAATATTTTGCCAATCTAAGATTGAAAACCGCCTATACACATGTATAACGCATTGAATAAATGTACACCGCAGGGAGGGCAAAGAGCCCCCCCCCATTAGAATGCAAAATATATGCTTTCAATATACGGAGCGCCATCGTAAAAGGAGGGTATCAGGAACAGTTGACAGcttgaaaataccctttaaaAATTAAGCCCCTCtcccaaaaagaacagaatacATATCTGCCTAGAACAAGCACAAATACAGGAAAAGGATAAAAAGCAATACCTTGACAAATTATCTTGTAATTCGCCGTTTGTACTTTCCTTAACATGACAAGCGAACGATGAAGGAGCAATGTTCTCTTCAGTTTGTCCTCTTgacttaaaaaacttctttggtGCAGGTGCAACAGCAGTTTCAGAATTAAATACAGGCAAAGGGACAGTCTTTGCCTTCTTTCCTATACTGTACttacctgtttaaaaaaaaatcaaacagttagtcGCCTTGTATGAATAATTCTTTATATGGTAGCACCTTCTATTTTTTGCATTGCAACTAAGAAGGGTCTTTTATGTAAATTACTTATCATTGATGTTCGTTTACACTATTTGCAttgatctttaaaaaaaaaaaatgaaccaagATTTGGCCTCCCTGATTGAAAGACATACATTTGAATCCTAGAAAACATGTTTGCTTCATGTTTTCTATTATGTTGTTGCAAATACAGCAAAAAGTCAGATTAAGAGTTATTTTTTAGC of Artemia franciscana chromosome 3, ASM3288406v1, whole genome shotgun sequence contains these proteins:
- the LOC136025178 gene encoding uncharacterized protein LOC136025178, whose protein sequence is MSKKAFFSNRKKTQGPSIQFVTAQVDSAGSANRPAATKSAGVIGKWGITSFTSLRSSCISSDAAMNGSKYSIGKKAKTVPLPVFNSETAVAPAPKKFFKSRGQTEENIAPSSFACHVKESTNGELQDNLSRVPLTAVSPPQKSQSLSAGWNGSGLDCRRPMYTGDILIGQSSSESNSSEDDSYSPKGKKTKGNKKTRKGKKIIVTPSCRTLRAKKVLELEDPPPPQMDFDSFSEPKVDSMPSILSPATEQPPEPESDLKPKPAIKLRIVRNKSDSSLETQLTSPELTPSKNYSFHESPADFIPKLKIRFKGLDPPPDLNEKKDDSDMKILQEETEKAEKKGNLILKVPREIFEASSIKEENRPKRSARSRHVSYQELDPEIEVSDVAPTIPKRAKLRNNSGVEQEANESERALRNSSRSSHVSYLELDTDLELGDLPVLGSASFEGKRSTRGRKAEKTKHNKLPILENVSPEKEEKVVLKVESDLENKVVEPLIISKHTKRGRKAAESVNVDEMNLKTEAPSLDEDLPLSKRNNRTKRTVKPSENVRQLSIQEESDLKIASDGQLDLESCQKDVPEMKELSLVVDEKLQNKEVNNIDCSIIDAVEEKLASLFGSADGNETSAVSNIGLEKKVENDLLKEVIEPEVEQIESQQVLPESCDTVVSASEVVKDSQATLILSQESDSSQSLAGPQYNLKDSQETVDFEKSAIKEEGDMQPVEETDSSTNQCIEKEKVSFDNAELFENLECRKMEVNYGKIDITSEMSQNSPVSFQEECPPASVSSIESFDSSQERVLQPKKAFFKNRSQRPGEYTSKKAFSMYKHVWVDDPVMEEIQQSKSLDSNNQPFKFDDNFEEPKLTRVSTWPKTKAFVDEEELITSVKCPKRAKELYTVVKNVKHAHQMQEQGEFQEYQDDVDYILDALQSGNPVATRCLAAISLAQKCLAPGFRMHLRAHGTVAKFFHALRDAPSSLSVGLCTATVMFVLSLDRLNVDLDRSSLELMLNLLDSETESTQSVVDIEYERNRIKVKQICDEVKKKKQAMHLTTDNLTTAQLAMETLLSLTSRRAGEWFKEELRELGGIEHLIETVSECVECVSATRDWPKQKLEKVVKLDRCLRVLENVTNLNEDNQIHLLEWKNGRFMNTLLELFRTITFTLGGVGEFCGVLKTSDVDATIKDVLLNILKFLVNMTHDYKNKSFGSSILGKEPLMFESCLVVLFVVPPRIPEENRFDLIVMVLSVIINLVENAPENRNRFMKLIAPATEDQFLCDPISACQALVRLFFECEMSAKQEERKTDDILDGKVLITREDSQNTLDPEEMVKQLLHKAGRHMEDTMVAAYIALILGYLMINSIEHTNVIREMLPDKNFQNLLTILKKFFKFVNLTSNPGNSMKGLKAMDRIIQFMESADMPPPSQCLEESFITDCSLDSSV